Proteins encoded together in one Centropristis striata isolate RG_2023a ecotype Rhode Island chromosome 6, C.striata_1.0, whole genome shotgun sequence window:
- the tes gene encoding testin isoform X1, with amino-acid sequence MEIEKEVKKMTLGHEFGAGAACLKCKDKCEGFELHFWRKICRNCKCGLTEHNVQMNSEENKKVGKLFEDTKYTGLIAKLKKDGVPSYKGNMVTITLPSTGTAYMVPPSASATVVPPPSATAGSVQPAGAAAGTAAGGTRGQTWAPGQGPGPGRGQAAGQGLAPGQGPGQAPGRGQAAGQAAGQGVGQGLGPGQGLGQTPGLAPSQAHVRPVPISISAIKANKVPVAVGTASANTVPVPKDVPMMSVTYEWAPPVANKYIAARYIELLPPEKRPVAGSEGAAYRRQQMARQLPEHDQDPSMCHELSPAEVKKMQQFVRKYKDEALGVADVMLPEEIARAAWLGGVPGAGGVPGAGGVPGAGGVPGAGFGPGAGAGSGAGFGPGAGAGAGFGPGAGSGAGFGPGAGAGAGFGPGAGTGAGFGPGAGAGAGFGPGAGAGAGFGPGAGAGFGPGAGSGAAGFGPGAGGALGTTATAGAMGVPGAQQAGLPQKAYSCNHCQQPMNTGEPAVYAERAGYDKMWHPACFVCCTCKELLVDMIYFWKKGKLYCGRHYGDSEKPRCGGCDELIFCNEYTQAEGQNWHLKHFCCFECDCILAGETYVMENDKPVCQPCYMKSYAVKCASCQAPVEPEAQRVSYGDHHWHADPQCFKCSGCSKCLIGQRFMAVQAHLVCSVECKKKIAA; translated from the exons ATGGAGATAGagaaggaagtaaagaag ATGACCCTCGGGCACGAGTTTGGCGCCGGAGCCGCCTGTTTGAAATGCAAAGACAAGTGTGAAGGCTTCGAGCTTCACTTCTGGAG AAAAATCTGCCGAAACTGTAAATGTGGCCTGACGGAGCACAACGTGCAGATGAACTCTGAGGAGAACAAGAAGGTGGGGAAGCTGTTCGAGGACACCAAGTACACCGGGCTCATCGCCAAGCTGAAGAAGGACGGCGTGCCCAGCTACAAGGGCAACATGGTGACCATCACTCTGCCCAGCACCGGGACCGCCTACATGGTCCCGCCCAGCGCCTCCGCCACCGTGGTGCCCCCCCCCTCTGCTACAGCCGGCTCCGTGCAGCCTGCTGGAGCCGCTGCAGGAACAGCAGCCGGCGGCACTCGGGGTCAGACTTGGGCCCCGGGTCAGGGTCCGGGTCCGGGTCGGGGTCAGGCCGCAGGTCAGGGTCTAGCCCCGGGTCAGGGTCCGGGTCAAGCCCCGGGTCGGGGTCAGGCCGCAGGACAGGCTGCAGGACAGGGTGTAGGTCAGGGTCTGGGCCCGGGTCAGGGTCTGGGTCAGACCCCGGGTCTAGCCCCGAGTCAGGCTCATGTTCGGCCCGTACCAATCAGCATCTCGGCTATCAAGGCGAACAAAGTGCCGGTTGCTGTCGGCACGGCGTCAGCCAACACGGTTCCAGTCCCCAAAGACGTGCCGATGATGTCCGTCACCTACGAGTGGGCTCCACCTGTAGCCAACAAGTACATT GCGGCGCGTTACATCGAGCTGCTCCCGCCTGAGAAGCGTCCAGTGGCCGGTTCGGAGGGAGCAGCTTACCGCAGGCAGCAGATGGCCCGCCAGCTGCCCGAGCACGACCAGGACCCGTCCATGTGCCACGAGTTGAGCCCCGCCGAGGTCAAGAAGATGCAGCAGTTCGTCCGCAAGTACAAGGACGAGGCCCTGGGGGTCGCAGACGTCATGCTGCCGGAGGAGATCGCTCGGGCAGCATGGCTGGGAGGGGTACCTGGGGCTGGAGGGGTACCTGGGGCTGGAGGGGTACCTGGGGCTGGAGGGGTACCTG GAGCTGGTTTTGGGCCTGGTGCTGGAGCTGGTTCTGGAGCTGGTTTTGGGCCTggtgctggagctggagctggttTTGGGCCTGGAGCTGGTTCTGGAGCTGGTTTTGGGCCTggtgctggagctggagctggttTTGGGCCTGGAGCTGGTACTGGAGCTGGTTTTGGGCCTGGAGCTGGTGCTGGGGCTGGTTTTGGGCctggtgctggtgctggagCTGGTTTTGGGCCTGGTGCTGGAGCTGGTTTTGGGCCTGGAGCTGGTTCTGGAGCTG ctggctTTGGGCCTGGAGCTGGAGGAGCCCTGGGTACCACCGCCACAGCCGGAGCTATGGGCGTCCCTGGAGCTCAGCAGGCTGGACTTCCACAAAAGGCCTAT TCATGCAATCACTGCCAGCAGCCGATGAATACGGGCGAGCCGGCGGTCTATGCAGAACGTGCCGGCTACGATAAGATGTGGCACCCGGCGTGCTTCGTGTGTTGCACCTGCAAAGAGCTGCTGGTGGACATGATCTACTTCTGGAAGAAAGGGAAGCTGTACTGCGGACGCCACTATGGAGACAGCGAGAAGCCGCGCTGTGGAGGCTGTGATGAG CTGATCTTCTGTAACGAGTACACTCAGGCTGAGGGACAGAACTGGCATCTGAAGCATTTCTGCTGCTTCGAGTGCGACTGCATCCTCGCCGGAGAGACGTACGTGATGGAGAACGACAAGCCGGTCTGCCAGCCGTGCTACATGAAGAGCTACGCTGTG AAATGCGCCTCCTGCCAGGCGCCGGTGGAGCCCGAGGCCCAGCGGGTCTCCTACGGCGACCACCACTGGCACGCCGACCCGCAGTGCTTCAAGTGCTCCGGCTGCTCCAAGTGCCTGATCGGCCAGCGCTTCATGGCGGTGCAGGCCCACCTCGTCTGCTCCGTGGAGTGCAAGAAGAAAATCGCGGCGTAG
- the tes gene encoding testin isoform X2 yields the protein MEIEKEVKKMTLGHEFGAGAACLKCKDKCEGFELHFWRKICRNCKCGLTEHNVQMNSEENKKVGKLFEDTKYTGLIAKLKKDGVPSYKGNMVTITLPSTGTAYMVPPSASATVVPPPSATAGSVQPAGAAAGTAAGGTRGQTWAPGQGPGPGRGQAAGQGLAPGQGPGQAPGRGQAAGQAAGQGVGQGLGPGQGLGQTPGLAPSQAHVRPVPISISAIKANKVPVAVGTASANTVPVPKDVPMMSVTYEWAPPVANKYIAARYIELLPPEKRPVAGSEGAAYRRQQMARQLPEHDQDPSMCHELSPAEVKKMQQFVRKYKDEALGVADVMLPEEIALPGAGGVPGAGGVPGAGGVPGAGGAGFGPGAGAGFGPGAGTGAGFGPGAGAGAGFGPGAGAGAGFGPGAGAGFGPGAGSGAGFRPGAGAGGGFGPGAAGFGPGAGAGFGPGAGAGAGAGFGPGAGAGAGFGPGAGGALGTTATAGAMGVPGAQQAGLPQKAYSCNHCQQPMNTGEPAVYAERAGYDKMWHPACFVCCTCKELLVDMIYFWKKGKLYCGRHYGDSEKPRCGGCDELIFCNEYTQAEGQNWHLKHFCCFECDCILAGETYVMENDKPVCQPCYMKSYAVKCASCQAPVEPEAQRVSYGDHHWHADPQCFKCSGCSKCLIGQRFMAVQAHLVCSVECKKKIAA from the exons ATGGAGATAGagaaggaagtaaagaag ATGACCCTCGGGCACGAGTTTGGCGCCGGAGCCGCCTGTTTGAAATGCAAAGACAAGTGTGAAGGCTTCGAGCTTCACTTCTGGAG AAAAATCTGCCGAAACTGTAAATGTGGCCTGACGGAGCACAACGTGCAGATGAACTCTGAGGAGAACAAGAAGGTGGGGAAGCTGTTCGAGGACACCAAGTACACCGGGCTCATCGCCAAGCTGAAGAAGGACGGCGTGCCCAGCTACAAGGGCAACATGGTGACCATCACTCTGCCCAGCACCGGGACCGCCTACATGGTCCCGCCCAGCGCCTCCGCCACCGTGGTGCCCCCCCCCTCTGCTACAGCCGGCTCCGTGCAGCCTGCTGGAGCCGCTGCAGGAACAGCAGCCGGCGGCACTCGGGGTCAGACTTGGGCCCCGGGTCAGGGTCCGGGTCCGGGTCGGGGTCAGGCCGCAGGTCAGGGTCTAGCCCCGGGTCAGGGTCCGGGTCAAGCCCCGGGTCGGGGTCAGGCCGCAGGACAGGCTGCAGGACAGGGTGTAGGTCAGGGTCTGGGCCCGGGTCAGGGTCTGGGTCAGACCCCGGGTCTAGCCCCGAGTCAGGCTCATGTTCGGCCCGTACCAATCAGCATCTCGGCTATCAAGGCGAACAAAGTGCCGGTTGCTGTCGGCACGGCGTCAGCCAACACGGTTCCAGTCCCCAAAGACGTGCCGATGATGTCCGTCACCTACGAGTGGGCTCCACCTGTAGCCAACAAGTACATT GCGGCGCGTTACATCGAGCTGCTCCCGCCTGAGAAGCGTCCAGTGGCCGGTTCGGAGGGAGCAGCTTACCGCAGGCAGCAGATGGCCCGCCAGCTGCCCGAGCACGACCAGGACCCGTCCATGTGCCACGAGTTGAGCCCCGCCGAGGTCAAGAAGATGCAGCAGTTCGTCCGCAAGTACAAGGACGAGGCCCTGGGGGTCGCAGACGTCATGCTGCCGGAGGAGATCGCTC TACCTGGTGCTGGAGGGGTACCTGGGGCTGGAGGGGTACCTGGGGCTGGAGGGGTACCTGGGGCTGGAGGGGCAGGGTTTGGACCGGGAG ctggagctggttTTGGGCCTGGAGCTGGTACTGGAGCTGGTTTTGGGCCTGGAGCTGGTGCTGGGGCTGGTTTTGGGCctggtgctggtgctggagCTGGTTTTGGGCCTGGTGCTGGAGCTGGTTTTGGGCCTGGAGCTGGTTCTGGAGCTGGTTTTAGGCCTGGAGCTGGTGCTGGAGGTGGTTTTGGGCCTGGAGCTG CTGGTTTTGGGCCTGGAGCTGGTGCTGGTTTTGGGCCTGGTGCTGGAGCTGGTGCTGGAGCTGGTTTTGGgcctggagctggagctggagctggctTTGGGCCTGGAGCTGGAGGAGCCCTGGGTACCACCGCCACAGCCGGAGCTATGGGCGTCCCTGGAGCTCAGCAGGCTGGACTTCCACAAAAGGCCTAT TCATGCAATCACTGCCAGCAGCCGATGAATACGGGCGAGCCGGCGGTCTATGCAGAACGTGCCGGCTACGATAAGATGTGGCACCCGGCGTGCTTCGTGTGTTGCACCTGCAAAGAGCTGCTGGTGGACATGATCTACTTCTGGAAGAAAGGGAAGCTGTACTGCGGACGCCACTATGGAGACAGCGAGAAGCCGCGCTGTGGAGGCTGTGATGAG CTGATCTTCTGTAACGAGTACACTCAGGCTGAGGGACAGAACTGGCATCTGAAGCATTTCTGCTGCTTCGAGTGCGACTGCATCCTCGCCGGAGAGACGTACGTGATGGAGAACGACAAGCCGGTCTGCCAGCCGTGCTACATGAAGAGCTACGCTGTG AAATGCGCCTCCTGCCAGGCGCCGGTGGAGCCCGAGGCCCAGCGGGTCTCCTACGGCGACCACCACTGGCACGCCGACCCGCAGTGCTTCAAGTGCTCCGGCTGCTCCAAGTGCCTGATCGGCCAGCGCTTCATGGCGGTGCAGGCCCACCTCGTCTGCTCCGTGGAGTGCAAGAAGAAAATCGCGGCGTAG